A window of the Vigna angularis cultivar LongXiaoDou No.4 chromosome 3, ASM1680809v1, whole genome shotgun sequence genome harbors these coding sequences:
- the LOC108324866 gene encoding probable cinnamyl alcohol dehydrogenase, which translates to MGSLEEERTTVGWAARDPSGVLSPYTYNLRNTGPDDVYIKVHYCGICHSDLHQIKNDLGMSNYPMVPGHEVIGEVLEVGSNVSRFGVGEVVGVGLLVGCCKNCGPCQSDIEQYCSKKIWSYNDVYVDGKPTQGGFAETMIVEQKFVVKIPEGLAPEQAAPLLCAGVTVYSPLSHFGLKERGLRGGILGLGGVGHMGVKIAKAFGHHVTVISSSDKKKQEALEHLGADQYLVSSDATAMQEAADSLDYIIDTVPVGHPLEPYLSLLKLDGKLILMGVINTPLQFVSPMVMLGRKSITGSFIGSMKETEEMLEFWKEKGLSSMIEVVNMDYINKAFERLEKNDVRYRFVVDVKGSKLEQ; encoded by the exons atgggTAGCCTTGAAGAGGAAAGAACAACTGTAGGATGGGCAGCAAGAGACCCTTCTGGGGTTCTCTCCCCATACACCTACAATCTAAG AAACACTGGCCCTGATGATGTTTACATCAAAGTTCACTACTGTGGAATTTGCCACTCTGATCTCCACCAGATTAAAAACGATCTTGGCATGTCCAATTACCCCATGGTCCCCGG ACACGAAGTGATTGGTGAGGTACTGGAGGTGGGGTCAAACGTTAGCAGATTCGGAGTTGGTGAAGTGGTTGGAGTTGGACTCCTCGTAGGTTGCTGCAAAAACTGCGGGCCATGCCAGTCAGACATTGAGCAGTACTGCAGCAAGAAAATTTGGTCTTACAATGATGTTTATGTGGATGGAAAGCCCACTCAGGGTGGCTTTGCAGAAACCATGATCGTCGAGCAAAA GTTTGTGGTGAAAATTCCAGAGGGTTTGGCGCCAGAGCAAGCTGCACCATTGTTGTGTGCTGGTGTGACTGTGTACAGTCCACTGTCGCATTTTGGGTTGAAAGAGAGAGGGCTGAGGGGTGGAATATTGGGGCTTGGAGGAGTGGGACACATGGGGGTGAAGATAGCAAAAGCATTCGGTCACCATGTGACTGTGATAAGTTCTTCTGACAAGAAGAAACAGGAGGCACTTGAACATCTTGGAGCTGATCAATATCTTGTTAGCTCTGATGCCACTGCTATGCAGGAAGCTGCTGATTCACTTGACTACATCATTGACACTGTGCCTGTCGGTCATCCTCTCGAGCCTTATCTCTCCTTGCTCAAACTTGATGGCAAGTTGATCTTGATGGGGGTCATCAACACCCCTCTGCAATTTGTTAGCCCCATGGTCATGCTAG GGAGGAAATCAATAACTGGAAGTTTCATTGGAAGCATGAAGGAGACAGAGGAGATGTTGGAGTTCTGGAAAGAGAAGGGACTGAGCTCTATGATTGAAGTGGTGAACATGGATTACATTAACAAGGCTTTTGAAAGGTTGGAGAAGAACGACGTGAGATACAGGTTTGTTGTGGATGTTAAAGGGAGCAAACTTGAACAGTAA